A genomic region of Ewingella sp. CoE-038-23 contains the following coding sequences:
- the ahr gene encoding NADPH-dependent aldehyde reductase Ahr: MSGSKAAENTFNAWAAASAGSPLEKFAFDAGPIGDEEIEVAIDYCGVCHSDLSMLNNDWGITQYPFVPGHEVVGKITKLGDHARNKGLKVGQTVGVGWNRGSCMHCHPCISGDQHLCHDVEATIIGHHGGFADKIRSHWAWAIPLPEGVEVTSAGPLFCGGITVFNPLLQFGVLPTHRVGVIGIGGLGHMAVRFLNAWGCEVTAFTSSTAKRDEALSLGAHRVIATRDQADLKKIAGQLDFIMVTANASLDWDAIIATLAPKGRLHFVGVVPEAVPVHVMALISKQAEISGSPTGSPSRLADMLAFCARHQITPQVEHFPISKINDAVKHLEDGKARYRVILDMNA, encoded by the coding sequence ATGTCCGGATCTAAAGCCGCAGAAAATACCTTTAATGCCTGGGCCGCCGCCAGTGCAGGCAGCCCACTGGAGAAGTTTGCTTTCGACGCTGGCCCTATCGGTGATGAAGAGATTGAAGTCGCCATTGATTACTGTGGCGTGTGCCACTCTGATCTGTCGATGTTGAATAATGACTGGGGGATCACGCAATACCCCTTTGTTCCGGGACACGAAGTGGTGGGGAAAATCACCAAATTGGGTGACCACGCGCGCAATAAAGGGTTGAAAGTCGGGCAAACGGTCGGCGTAGGCTGGAATCGCGGCAGCTGTATGCACTGCCATCCCTGTATTTCGGGCGACCAGCATCTGTGCCACGATGTCGAAGCGACCATCATCGGCCATCACGGCGGCTTTGCCGATAAAATTCGCAGTCACTGGGCGTGGGCTATCCCCCTGCCAGAAGGCGTAGAGGTCACCAGCGCCGGTCCGCTGTTCTGCGGCGGTATTACCGTTTTCAACCCGTTACTGCAATTTGGCGTGCTGCCAACCCATCGCGTGGGGGTGATCGGCATCGGCGGTTTGGGCCATATGGCGGTGCGCTTCCTCAACGCGTGGGGCTGCGAAGTGACGGCATTTACCTCATCAACGGCCAAGCGCGATGAAGCCCTTTCCCTCGGCGCGCACCGCGTTATTGCCACCCGCGACCAGGCGGATTTGAAGAAGATCGCCGGTCAGCTGGACTTCATTATGGTCACCGCCAATGCCTCGCTGGATTGGGATGCCATTATCGCCACTCTCGCACCGAAAGGCCGTCTGCACTTTGTTGGCGTCGTGCCTGAAGCCGTGCCGGTGCACGTTATGGCGCTCATCAGCAAACAGGCCGAAATTTCCGGTTCACCCACCGGCTCCCCGTCACGTCTGGCGGATATGCTCGCGTTCTGCGCCCGTCATCAGATCACCCCTCAGGTCGAGCACTTCCCTATCAGCAAAATCAATGATGCTGTGAAGCACTTGGAGGATGGCAAGGCGCGCTACCGAGTCATTCTAGATATGAACGCATGA
- a CDS encoding NAD(P)H-dependent oxidoreductase codes for MSNILIINAGKTFAHSKGALNISLTKLAHSVLTEAGHDVRVTTLEEGYDIQTEIESYLWADTVIYQQPGWWMGMPWTLKKYVDEIFTEGHGKLYASDGRTRSDASQKYGSGGLLQGKSYMLSLTWNAPLEAFEDKEQFFHGVGVDGVYLAQHKANQFLGMHGLPTFICNDVIKQPDIDGYFAAYRAHLENVFGRA; via the coding sequence ATGAGCAACATTTTGATTATTAACGCAGGTAAAACCTTTGCCCACTCAAAAGGCGCATTGAACATTAGCCTGACCAAACTCGCCCACTCCGTCCTGACCGAAGCCGGACACGACGTGCGCGTGACTACCCTTGAAGAGGGTTATGACATCCAGACCGAGATCGAAAGCTACCTGTGGGCCGACACTGTGATTTATCAGCAGCCGGGCTGGTGGATGGGTATGCCGTGGACGCTGAAAAAATACGTCGATGAAATCTTCACCGAAGGCCACGGCAAGCTGTACGCCAGCGATGGCCGCACCCGTTCAGACGCATCGCAGAAATACGGCTCAGGCGGCCTGCTGCAAGGCAAAAGCTACATGCTTTCTCTGACCTGGAATGCTCCGCTGGAAGCTTTCGAAGATAAAGAGCAGTTCTTCCACGGCGTGGGCGTCGACGGCGTGTATCTGGCGCAGCACAAAGCTAATCAGTTCCTGGGTATGCACGGCCTGCCGACCTTTATCTGTAATGACGTGATTAAACAGCCTGATATCGACGGTTATTTCGCTGCATATCGCGCACACCTTGAAAATGTGTTTGGTCGCGCATAG
- the parC gene encoding DNA topoisomerase IV subunit A: protein MSEITHDGTERLALHTFTENAYLNYSMYVIMDRALPFIGDGLKPVQRRIIYAMSELGLNNNAKFKKSARTVGDVLGKYHPHGDSACYEAMVLMAQPFSYRYPLVDGQGNWGAPDDPKSFAAMRYTESRLSKYADVLLRELGQGTVDYVPNFDGTMQEPKTLPARLPNILLNGTTGIAVGMATDIPPHNIREVAAAAVALLEKPGSSLEDLLEFVQGPDFPTEAEIITPRNEIRKIYESGKGSVRMRAVWNKEDGSAVITALPHQVSGAKVLEQIANQMRNKKLPMVEDLRDESDHENPTRLVIVPRSNRVDLDQVMNHLFATTDLERSYRINMNMIGLDNRPSVKGLVEILREWLDYRRETVRRRLNYRLDKVLKRLHILEGLLIAFLNIDEVIHIIRTEDEPKPVLMARFELSETQAEAILELKLRHLAKLEEMKIRGEQDELAKERDQLQALLGSERKLSTLIRKEIQADAEAYGDDRRSPITEREEAKAMSEHDFVPSEPVTIVLSEMGWVRSAKGHDIDASGLSYKAGDSFRAAAKGKSNQPVVFIDSTGRSYALDPTTLPSARGQGEPLTGKLTPPPGATIEQVLMAADDQKLLMASDAGYGFVCTFNDLVARNRAGKAMITLPDNAKALPPIELHGEDDMLLSITAAGRMLLFPVADLPQLSKGKGNKIVSIPAAQAASGEDKLVWLLVLAPQTSLTLYVGKRKLTLRPEELQKFRAERGRKGTLLPRGLQRIDRVEVDSPVVKSSGNSEE, encoded by the coding sequence ATGAGCGAAATAACTCATGACGGGACAGAGCGCCTAGCTCTGCACACGTTTACTGAGAACGCCTATCTCAACTATTCCATGTACGTGATCATGGACCGCGCGCTGCCGTTTATCGGTGACGGCCTCAAGCCGGTTCAGCGCCGTATCATTTATGCGATGTCCGAACTTGGCCTGAATAACAACGCGAAATTCAAGAAATCGGCACGTACCGTCGGTGACGTATTAGGTAAATATCACCCGCACGGTGACAGCGCTTGTTATGAAGCGATGGTGCTGATGGCGCAGCCGTTCTCTTACCGCTACCCGCTGGTGGATGGTCAGGGGAACTGGGGTGCGCCGGATGATCCTAAGTCCTTCGCCGCCATGCGTTATACCGAATCACGCCTGTCGAAGTACGCCGATGTTCTGCTGCGCGAGCTGGGTCAGGGCACCGTGGACTACGTGCCGAACTTCGATGGCACCATGCAAGAGCCAAAAACCTTGCCTGCGCGCCTGCCGAATATCCTGCTCAACGGCACCACGGGGATTGCCGTGGGCATGGCGACGGATATCCCGCCGCACAACATCCGCGAAGTGGCCGCCGCTGCCGTCGCCCTGCTGGAAAAGCCGGGCAGCTCGCTGGAAGATTTGTTGGAGTTCGTGCAGGGGCCTGACTTCCCAACCGAAGCCGAAATCATTACGCCGCGTAACGAAATTCGTAAAATTTACGAGTCCGGCAAAGGCTCGGTGCGCATGCGCGCCGTGTGGAATAAAGAAGACGGCAGCGCGGTGATCACCGCCTTGCCGCATCAGGTTTCTGGCGCGAAAGTGCTGGAGCAGATCGCCAACCAAATGCGCAACAAAAAGCTGCCAATGGTTGAAGATTTGCGTGACGAATCTGACCACGAGAATCCGACGCGTCTGGTTATCGTGCCGCGCTCCAACCGTGTGGATCTGGATCAGGTGATGAATCACCTGTTCGCCACCACCGATCTGGAACGCAGCTATCGCATCAACATGAACATGATTGGCCTCGACAACCGTCCTTCGGTGAAAGGGCTGGTTGAGATCCTGCGCGAATGGCTGGACTACCGCCGCGAAACGGTGCGTCGCCGCCTGAACTATCGCCTCGATAAAGTGCTCAAGCGTCTGCATATCCTTGAAGGTTTGCTGATTGCCTTCCTCAATATCGACGAAGTCATTCATATCATTCGTACCGAAGATGAGCCGAAGCCGGTGCTGATGGCGCGTTTTGAGCTGAGTGAGACGCAGGCAGAAGCCATTCTCGAGTTGAAATTGCGCCACTTGGCAAAACTCGAAGAGATGAAGATTCGCGGCGAGCAGGACGAACTGGCGAAAGAGCGCGATCAGCTGCAAGCGTTGTTGGGTTCTGAGCGCAAGCTGAGCACTTTGATTCGTAAAGAGATTCAGGCCGACGCCGAAGCCTATGGCGACGACCGCCGCTCGCCAATTACCGAGCGCGAAGAAGCCAAAGCCATGAGCGAGCACGACTTCGTGCCTTCTGAGCCTGTGACTATCGTCCTGTCCGAAATGGGCTGGGTGCGCAGTGCGAAAGGCCATGATATCGACGCCAGCGGGCTAAGCTACAAAGCGGGGGACAGCTTCCGCGCCGCCGCTAAAGGTAAGAGTAACCAGCCGGTGGTGTTTATCGACTCCACCGGGCGCAGTTATGCGCTGGACCCAACCACGCTGCCATCGGCGCGCGGGCAGGGCGAGCCATTAACCGGCAAGCTGACACCGCCACCGGGTGCTACTATTGAACAAGTGTTGATGGCCGCTGACGACCAGAAACTGTTGATGGCTTCGGACGCGGGCTACGGCTTCGTTTGTACCTTCAATGATCTGGTGGCGCGTAACCGCGCCGGTAAAGCGATGATCACCTTGCCGGACAACGCTAAGGCGCTGCCGCCAATCGAATTGCACGGCGAAGACGACATGTTGCTGTCTATCACCGCTGCCGGTCGTATGCTGCTGTTCCCGGTTGCCGACCTGCCGCAGCTGTCGAAGGGCAAAGGTAATAAAATTGTTTCAATTCCTGCGGCGCAGGCGGCGTCGGGCGAAGACAAACTGGTGTGGTTGCTGGTGTTAGCGCCGCAAACTTCGCTAACCTTGTATGTCGGTAAGCGTAAATTGACCCTGCGTCCGGAAGAGCTACAGAAATTCCGTGCAGAACGTGGCCGTAAAGGAACCCTGTTGCCGCGCGGCTTGCAGCGCATAGACCGTGTCGAAGTGGATTCCCCGGTAGTAAAATCATCAGGTAACAGCGAAGAGTAA
- a CDS encoding DedA family protein — MAVLIDILHALWQHDFSVLADPKVLWVVYAVLFITLFLENGLLPASFLPGDSLLLLTGALIARGVMSFVPTLIILVVAASLGCWLSYLQGRWLGHTKVVRGWLLQLPTHYHQRAHQMFIQHGLTALLVGRFLAFVRTLLPTMAGISGLSNARFQLFNWLSALLWVGALVTLGYALSQIPLVKRHEDQVMAGLMILPVLLLVIGLVGGLLVIWKKRKCRIAACSTKTKPAE; from the coding sequence ATGGCAGTACTTATCGATATCCTTCATGCACTCTGGCAGCATGACTTTAGCGTTCTCGCCGATCCGAAGGTTCTTTGGGTGGTGTACGCCGTATTATTTATCACTCTGTTTCTGGAAAATGGTCTGCTCCCAGCTTCATTTCTGCCGGGGGACAGCCTGCTGCTGCTGACCGGCGCGCTGATTGCCCGTGGCGTGATGAGCTTTGTCCCTACTCTGATTATTCTGGTGGTGGCGGCAAGTCTTGGCTGCTGGCTGAGTTACCTTCAGGGGCGCTGGCTCGGCCACACCAAAGTGGTGCGCGGCTGGCTGCTGCAACTCCCCACGCACTATCACCAGCGGGCGCATCAGATGTTTATCCAGCACGGTTTAACCGCGCTGCTGGTGGGTCGCTTTCTGGCGTTTGTCCGCACCCTGCTGCCTACCATGGCCGGTATTTCAGGCCTGAGTAATGCCCGTTTCCAGCTGTTCAACTGGCTAAGCGCGCTGTTGTGGGTGGGAGCCTTGGTCACTTTGGGGTACGCCCTGAGCCAAATCCCGCTGGTTAAACGCCACGAGGATCAGGTGATGGCCGGGCTGATGATTTTACCCGTGCTGTTGCTGGTGATTGGCTTGGTCGGCGGGCTGCTGGTGATATGGAAGAAACGCAAATGCCGCATTGCCGCCTGCTCCACAAAAACTAAACCCGCCGAGTAG
- the ftsP gene encoding cell division protein FtsP, translated as MSLSRRSFLQATGVALAAGALPLRANANGPQPVLPVPPLIESRRGQPLFLTMQAAHWSFLGGNKAPVWGFNGMYLGPTVRVYNGDDVKLIYSNRLSESVSMTVSGLQVPGTLSGGAARMISPNVDWSPVLPIRQAAATCWYHANTPNRMAPHVYNGLAGMWLVEDEFSKNLPLPNHYGVDDFPIIIQDKRLDNFGVPQYDMPSSGGFIGDTMLVNGVQSPYVEVSRGWVRLRLLNASNARRYELSMTDNRAFHVIGSDLGFLPAPVTVQRLSLAPGERREVLIDMSQGDEVSITAGEAASVMQRLRGLFEPSSILVSTLVLTLKPTGLLPLVTDNLPMRLLADQILGGSVARTREFRLGDSQPGINGSIWDINRIDTTVQQGSWERWNIHADLPQSFTVQGVSFLVKSVNGAAPLIEDAGFKDTVWVDGDVELLVYFNQASFEHFPFLYQSGTLEMADRGSTGQMLATLSM; from the coding sequence ATGTCACTCAGTCGTCGCTCATTCCTGCAAGCAACCGGCGTGGCTTTAGCCGCGGGCGCGTTGCCACTGAGGGCAAATGCGAATGGACCGCAGCCTGTTTTACCCGTTCCACCGCTTATCGAATCCCGTCGTGGCCAGCCGCTGTTTCTGACCATGCAAGCTGCGCACTGGTCATTCCTTGGCGGCAATAAGGCACCCGTTTGGGGCTTTAACGGCATGTACCTTGGGCCGACGGTGCGCGTCTACAACGGCGACGACGTCAAACTTATCTACAGCAACCGCCTGTCTGAATCTGTCTCAATGACCGTCAGCGGCTTGCAGGTACCCGGCACCCTGAGCGGCGGTGCGGCGCGCATGATTTCGCCCAACGTCGACTGGTCCCCGGTGCTGCCCATTCGTCAGGCCGCTGCCACCTGCTGGTATCACGCCAACACGCCAAATCGCATGGCGCCGCACGTCTATAACGGGCTGGCGGGCATGTGGCTGGTGGAAGATGAATTCAGCAAAAACCTGCCGTTGCCGAACCACTACGGCGTGGACGATTTCCCGATTATCATTCAAGACAAGCGTCTGGATAACTTCGGCGTGCCGCAGTACGACATGCCTTCTTCCGGCGGCTTTATTGGCGACACCATGCTGGTTAACGGCGTGCAAAGCCCCTATGTCGAAGTGTCACGCGGCTGGGTGCGCCTGCGCCTGCTCAACGCGTCCAATGCCCGTCGTTATGAGTTGAGCATGACCGACAACCGCGCGTTCCACGTGATTGGCTCGGACCTCGGTTTCCTGCCCGCGCCGGTCACCGTCCAGCGGCTGTCGCTGGCACCGGGCGAGCGCCGCGAAGTGCTGATCGATATGTCGCAGGGCGACGAAGTGTCCATCACAGCCGGTGAAGCGGCGAGCGTGATGCAGCGTCTTCGCGGCCTGTTCGAGCCGTCAAGCATTCTGGTTTCCACCCTGGTGCTAACCTTAAAACCGACCGGCCTGCTGCCGCTGGTGACTGACAACCTGCCAATGCGCTTGCTGGCGGACCAGATCCTTGGCGGCAGCGTGGCGCGCACCCGTGAGTTCCGTCTGGGCGACAGTCAGCCGGGCATTAATGGTTCCATCTGGGACATCAACCGTATTGATACTACCGTTCAGCAAGGCTCGTGGGAGCGCTGGAATATCCACGCTGACCTGCCGCAGTCCTTTACCGTGCAGGGCGTCTCCTTCCTGGTGAAAAGCGTCAACGGCGCCGCGCCGCTGATTGAAGATGCCGGTTTCAAAGACACGGTGTGGGTGGATGGCGACGTGGAACTGCTGGTGTACTTCAATCAGGCGTCGTTCGAGCACTTCCCGTTCCTGTACCAGAGCGGCACGCTGGAGATGGCGGATCGCGGGTCGACCGGGCAAATGCTCGCAACGCTGTCGATGTAG
- a CDS encoding putative quinol monooxygenase: MITVIAEIIMKPGRRDAVLEKINALLPSVLAEEGCHRYDPFTDFSGQIPWRKSAPDSVFMVEEWESLAHLEAHQQAAHMNAHRENIKADVQDVVINIIEKA, encoded by the coding sequence ATGATCACTGTTATTGCTGAAATCATCATGAAACCGGGCCGCCGCGACGCGGTTCTGGAAAAGATCAACGCCCTGCTGCCAAGCGTGCTGGCCGAAGAGGGTTGTCACCGCTACGATCCTTTCACTGATTTCAGCGGCCAGATCCCGTGGCGCAAAAGCGCACCAGATTCTGTTTTCATGGTGGAAGAGTGGGAAAGCCTCGCGCACCTCGAAGCACACCAGCAGGCTGCGCACATGAACGCGCACCGCGAAAACATCAAGGCTGACGTGCAAGATGTGGTGATCAACATCATCGAAAAAGCCTGA
- the dkgA gene encoding 2,5-didehydrogluconate reductase DkgA gives MATQPNIKLHDGNKMPQLGLGVWKASNEEASNAVTTAINAGYRHIDTAAIYKNEEGVGEALSGIKVPREELFITTKLWNDDQLHAEKALEESLKKLRLDYVDLYLIHWPKPDEGNYVEAWKQILKLKEQGLAKSVGVCNFNIPHLQKLKDETGIFPVVNQIELHPMLQQRQLHAWNATHNIATESWSPLAQGGEGVFDQALIQKLAEKYEKTPAQVVIRWHLDNGLIVIPKSVTPKRIHENFDVFDFKLEREELAEIAKLDLNKRLGPDPDTM, from the coding sequence ATGGCAACGCAACCCAACATCAAGCTTCACGATGGCAACAAGATGCCGCAGCTCGGACTCGGCGTATGGAAAGCCAGTAACGAAGAGGCAAGCAATGCTGTGACGACGGCCATCAATGCCGGCTACCGCCACATTGATACTGCTGCCATTTATAAAAACGAGGAAGGCGTCGGCGAAGCACTGAGTGGCATTAAGGTGCCGCGCGAAGAGCTGTTCATCACCACCAAACTGTGGAATGACGATCAGCTGCATGCTGAGAAAGCCCTCGAGGAGAGCCTGAAGAAGCTGCGTCTGGACTATGTCGATCTCTATTTGATCCACTGGCCGAAGCCGGACGAAGGTAACTATGTCGAAGCCTGGAAGCAGATCCTTAAGCTGAAAGAGCAGGGTCTGGCGAAAAGCGTCGGCGTGTGTAACTTCAACATTCCCCACCTGCAAAAGCTGAAAGACGAAACCGGCATCTTCCCGGTGGTGAACCAGATTGAGCTGCACCCTATGCTGCAACAGCGCCAGCTTCACGCGTGGAATGCCACCCATAATATCGCGACGGAATCCTGGAGCCCGCTGGCTCAGGGTGGCGAAGGGGTATTCGATCAGGCGCTGATCCAGAAACTGGCTGAGAAATACGAGAAAACCCCGGCGCAAGTGGTGATCCGCTGGCACCTCGACAATGGTTTGATTGTGATTCCTAAGTCAGTAACGCCTAAACGCATCCATGAAAACTTCGACGTATTTGATTTCAAACTGGAAAGAGAAGAACTGGCGGAGATCGCCAAGTTGGATCTGAACAAACGCTTAGGCCCGGACCCTGACACCATGTAA
- a CDS encoding AraC family transcriptional regulator, whose product MEYVERLCSNLAAQVARMSSDKFLHHSTVPQVTLMYAEKHHPRTPVLYNPGIVILFQGSKVGYLGKRTFSYDPKNYLMLTVPLPFECETFASAEQPMAGIQISINTVMLQDLLMDMEEAGFSGQKDQSSGISSGVLDEDILCAAERLLDSMEKPLRAKVLGPQIIREILFMVLTSDNGGALQALVNRHTHFSQISKALRRIETQYAENLSVELLASEVNMSVSAFHHNFKAVTSTSPLQYLKTYRLHKARMMMMYDGLKASAAALRVGYESASQFSREFKRYFGVTPSDEIARARENNALPLAGTLAG is encoded by the coding sequence ATGGAATATGTTGAGCGTCTTTGCTCGAATCTGGCGGCACAGGTTGCGCGGATGAGTAGCGATAAGTTTCTCCACCATTCGACAGTGCCGCAGGTCACGCTGATGTATGCCGAAAAGCATCATCCGCGTACGCCCGTGCTCTACAACCCCGGAATAGTGATTCTGTTTCAGGGCAGCAAGGTTGGCTATCTGGGCAAGCGCACTTTCTCCTATGACCCGAAAAATTACCTGATGCTCACGGTGCCCTTGCCCTTTGAATGCGAAACCTTCGCCAGCGCCGAGCAGCCGATGGCCGGGATCCAGATCAGTATCAATACCGTGATGCTGCAAGATTTACTGATGGATATGGAAGAGGCGGGCTTTTCCGGGCAGAAGGATCAATCCTCGGGCATCAGCTCGGGCGTGCTGGATGAAGACATTCTTTGCGCCGCCGAGCGCCTGCTGGATTCGATGGAAAAGCCGCTGCGCGCCAAAGTACTTGGCCCGCAGATCATCCGCGAAATCCTGTTCATGGTGCTGACTAGCGACAATGGCGGGGCGCTACAGGCCTTGGTGAACCGTCATACGCACTTCAGCCAGATCTCCAAAGCCTTGCGCCGCATTGAAACGCAATATGCGGAGAACCTGAGCGTGGAGCTGCTGGCCAGCGAAGTAAACATGAGCGTGTCGGCCTTCCACCATAATTTCAAAGCCGTCACCAGCACCTCGCCGCTGCAATATCTGAAAACCTATAGGTTACACAAGGCACGGATGATGATGATGTACGACGGTTTGAAGGCCAGCGCCGCGGCCCTGCGCGTGGGCTATGAGAGTGCTTCGCAGTTTAGCCGGGAGTTTAAACGCTACTTTGGCGTGACGCCGAGTGATGAAATTGCTCGTGCGCGGGAGAATAATGCCCTGCCGCTGGCCGGGACGCTCGCCGGTTAA
- the metC gene encoding cystathionine beta-lyase — MSSKKAISSKKIETTLVSAGRDKKYTLGSVNAVIQRASSLVFNSVEEKKFATKNRANGELFYGRRGTLTHFSFQQAMVELEGGAGCVLYPCGAAAVSNAILSFVSTGDHILVASSAYEPTQDFAEKVLRKLGVSTTYFPADIGENLGSLMQPNTKVVFLEAPGSITMEMPDLPAMVRAVRAVSPEVIIMIDNTWAAGILFKALDFDIDISIQAGTKYIIGHSDAMIGTAVANERCWEQLREHSYLMGQMVDADTAYVASRGLRTLGIRLRQHEESSIRVAQWLSERPEVAVVNHPALPGSKGHEFWKRDFTGSCGLFSFVLKDRLNGQQLADYLDNFAHFSMAYSWGGFESLILANQPEEIQAIRPAETVDFTGTLVRLHIGLENVEDLIEDLDAGFARIATSV; from the coding sequence ATGTCTTCTAAGAAAGCCATCTCTTCCAAAAAAATTGAAACCACTTTGGTCAGCGCCGGGCGCGACAAAAAATATACGCTGGGCTCGGTCAATGCCGTGATCCAGCGCGCCTCTTCTCTGGTGTTTAACTCGGTAGAAGAGAAGAAGTTTGCCACCAAGAATCGCGCCAACGGCGAGCTGTTTTATGGCCGTCGCGGCACCCTGACTCACTTCTCATTCCAGCAAGCCATGGTCGAGCTGGAAGGTGGCGCGGGCTGCGTGCTCTACCCTTGCGGCGCGGCGGCGGTCAGCAACGCCATCCTGTCGTTTGTCTCCACCGGCGACCACATTCTGGTGGCCAGCTCGGCCTATGAGCCGACCCAAGACTTCGCCGAAAAAGTGCTGCGCAAGCTTGGCGTCAGCACCACCTATTTCCCGGCGGATATCGGCGAAAACCTTGGCTCCCTGATGCAGCCCAACACCAAAGTGGTGTTCCTCGAAGCGCCCGGCTCGATCACCATGGAGATGCCGGATCTGCCCGCGATGGTGCGCGCGGTTCGCGCCGTGTCGCCAGAGGTGATCATCATGATCGACAATACTTGGGCGGCGGGCATTCTGTTTAAAGCACTGGATTTCGACATCGATATTTCCATTCAGGCGGGCACCAAGTACATCATCGGCCACTCCGACGCGATGATCGGCACCGCCGTGGCCAACGAGCGCTGCTGGGAGCAGCTTCGCGAGCACTCTTATCTGATGGGCCAAATGGTGGATGCCGACACCGCCTATGTCGCCAGCCGCGGCCTGCGCACGCTGGGCATCCGCCTACGCCAGCATGAAGAGAGCAGCATTCGCGTGGCGCAGTGGCTAAGCGAACGGCCTGAAGTGGCGGTGGTCAATCACCCTGCGCTGCCGGGCAGTAAGGGCCATGAGTTCTGGAAGCGAGATTTCACCGGCAGCTGCGGCCTGTTCTCCTTCGTGCTGAAAGATCGCCTGAACGGCCAACAGCTGGCGGACTATCTCGACAACTTCGCGCATTTCAGCATGGCCTACTCGTGGGGCGGCTTTGAATCACTGATTTTGGCTAATCAGCCAGAAGAGATTCAAGCCATTCGCCCGGCGGAAACCGTGGATTTCACCGGCACGCTGGTGCGCTTGCACATCGGGCTGGAGAACGTCGAAGATCTGATTGAAGATCTGGACGCCGGTTTCGCACGCATTGCCACTTCAGTATAA
- a CDS encoding 1-acylglycerol-3-phosphate O-acyltransferase, with translation MLFILRLIIVVLYSILLSILGCIYCLFSPRNPKHVATFGHMFGRLAPVLGITVEKRIPAEAAHYGKCIYIANHQNNFDMVTASSVVQPRTVTVGKKSLVWIPFFGQLYWLTGNLLIDRDNRAKAHGTISQVVNHINKKNISIWMFPEGTRSRGRGLMPFKTGAFHAAISAGVPIVPICVSNTSNKIKLNRWSNGLVIVEMLPPVDTSQYGKERLRDLSNHCHQIMADKIAELDAEVAQREAAAKAKK, from the coding sequence ATGTTATTTATTTTGCGTCTGATCATCGTCGTTCTTTATTCAATTCTGCTAAGTATTTTGGGTTGTATCTACTGCCTGTTTAGCCCGCGAAATCCAAAACACGTGGCGACATTTGGTCATATGTTCGGGCGCCTGGCCCCGGTGCTGGGTATTACCGTTGAAAAACGTATCCCAGCCGAAGCGGCGCATTATGGTAAATGCATTTATATTGCTAACCACCAGAACAACTTCGACATGGTGACTGCCTCAAGCGTGGTGCAGCCGCGTACAGTGACCGTGGGTAAAAAGAGTCTGGTGTGGATCCCGTTCTTCGGCCAACTATACTGGCTGACGGGCAACTTGTTGATTGACCGTGATAACCGCGCCAAAGCGCACGGCACCATCTCGCAGGTGGTTAATCACATCAACAAGAAGAACATTTCGATTTGGATGTTCCCGGAAGGGACCCGCAGCCGCGGTCGTGGCCTGATGCCATTCAAAACCGGCGCTTTCCATGCGGCGATTTCAGCCGGCGTGCCTATCGTGCCCATTTGTGTTTCCAACACCAGCAATAAAATTAAATTAAACCGTTGGTCAAACGGTCTGGTGATTGTAGAGATGCTGCCGCCGGTGGACACCTCCCAGTACGGCAAAGAGCGTCTGCGCGACCTGTCTAACCACTGCCATCAGATCATGGCGGATAAAATTGCCGAGCTGGATGCTGAAGTTGCCCAGCGTGAAGCCGCGGCAAAAGCCAAAAAGTAA